Proteins encoded by one window of Porphyromonas vaginalis:
- a CDS encoding putative porin — protein MSKLVRHLLCLLVLWSLLATAVRAQSRYDYDIPLPGFDKDPHELIYRGETLHSYLINPYTGALYAARPDTLSTLFHDQVKAESRSIVMAYLGNLRSPWVDMDYFNRLRPQHRFLYDQTLSGFVWDESNRLFYRTKTPFSKLLYQRNGDAQRREEQFDGTIAFNLSKRLAMGADFNYTYSPGYYIGNRTKSCDYRLFATLTLDRYEAYLSGGGNFARITENGGIMEDAYVNDPTRSNSGRRNLESHEIPVRQAERVWNGIDDAHFFLSHRYNFGSYRPRSASDSLTIFGERRTEADTVRFVPIASVGHLLSFRQGIHQYVNRNQATWEQYPNHYSYMHKGPSGALDSLYVLPEDSTRRWQLDNSFVLSLREGFRPWVKFGLEAYVRLENKYYYTPDSIYRERPGHSTMDVVVGGRIARTSGHLLNFDAQLESTLLGENIGSILAQGGISTSFRLWSFPVGLRAWGNFENRRPDYFIRHFHGTFHRWDRDFGYERRLAFGGRLTLDKLGTSLSVETATLQNQLYWTSQGLVEQCADPIQILSARLQHDYKWGWLAWRLQALYQLSTRQEVVPLPTLSLYGTVYTDFLYARVLRIMLGVDCRWHTRYYAPYYEPAVMQFVNQTETKYGNFPHLNAFVSFQLKRARFFVEYYNLGDLFISPSERFSAAHYPINPPIIRLGISLDLNK, from the coding sequence ATGAGCAAGCTAGTCCGACACCTTCTCTGCCTCCTCGTCTTGTGGAGCCTCCTAGCGACAGCCGTTAGGGCGCAGTCGCGCTACGATTACGACATACCGCTACCCGGCTTTGACAAAGATCCCCACGAGCTCATCTATCGTGGCGAGACGCTCCACAGCTATCTGATCAATCCCTACACGGGCGCGCTCTATGCGGCACGTCCCGATACGCTGAGTACGCTCTTTCACGATCAGGTGAAAGCGGAGAGCCGCTCCATCGTGATGGCTTACTTAGGAAACTTGCGCTCTCCGTGGGTCGATATGGACTACTTCAACCGACTGCGCCCGCAGCATCGCTTCCTATACGACCAGACGCTCTCGGGCTTCGTATGGGACGAGTCTAATAGGCTTTTCTATCGCACGAAGACCCCCTTCTCCAAGCTCCTTTATCAGCGCAATGGAGATGCCCAGAGACGCGAAGAGCAGTTTGACGGGACGATCGCCTTCAACCTCAGCAAGCGGCTAGCGATGGGAGCCGACTTCAACTACACCTACTCGCCAGGCTACTACATAGGCAACCGCACCAAGAGCTGTGACTATCGGCTATTTGCGACGCTGACACTAGACCGCTACGAGGCGTACCTCTCGGGCGGGGGCAACTTCGCACGGATCACGGAGAATGGCGGTATCATGGAGGATGCCTATGTCAATGACCCTACACGGAGCAACTCTGGCCGGCGCAATCTGGAGAGCCACGAGATACCCGTTCGTCAGGCAGAGCGTGTCTGGAATGGTATCGACGATGCTCACTTCTTCCTCTCGCATCGCTACAACTTCGGCTCCTATCGTCCTCGCAGTGCCAGTGACTCGCTGACCATCTTTGGCGAGCGTCGCACCGAAGCCGATACGGTGCGCTTCGTGCCGATAGCTAGTGTAGGGCATCTCTTGAGCTTCAGGCAAGGCATCCACCAGTATGTGAATCGAAACCAAGCTACCTGGGAGCAGTACCCCAACCACTACTCCTATATGCACAAAGGTCCCTCGGGTGCGCTCGACTCGCTCTACGTATTGCCTGAGGATAGCACCCGACGGTGGCAGCTGGACAATAGCTTCGTCCTCTCGCTCCGTGAGGGCTTCAGACCATGGGTCAAGTTTGGTCTAGAGGCTTATGTGCGGCTGGAAAACAAATACTACTACACCCCCGACTCGATCTATCGGGAGCGACCCGGACACAGCACCATGGACGTGGTCGTGGGGGGACGCATAGCGCGTACCTCGGGACACTTGCTCAACTTCGATGCGCAGCTCGAGAGTACCCTCCTAGGCGAAAACATCGGATCCATCTTGGCGCAAGGCGGTATCAGTACTTCGTTCCGTCTCTGGAGCTTCCCCGTAGGACTGCGTGCCTGGGGCAACTTCGAGAATCGTCGTCCGGATTACTTCATACGGCACTTTCACGGCACCTTCCACCGCTGGGACAGAGACTTCGGCTATGAGCGTCGGCTAGCCTTCGGAGGGCGACTCACACTCGACAAGCTGGGCACCTCGCTAAGCGTCGAGACCGCCACCCTGCAGAACCAGCTCTACTGGACTTCGCAAGGGCTCGTCGAGCAGTGTGCTGACCCGATACAGATCCTCTCGGCACGCCTGCAGCACGACTACAAGTGGGGTTGGCTCGCCTGGAGACTGCAAGCCCTCTACCAGCTCTCCACACGTCAGGAGGTCGTGCCTCTGCCTACGCTCAGCCTCTACGGAACCGTCTACACAGACTTCCTATATGCTCGTGTCTTACGCATCATGCTCGGCGTAGACTGTCGCTGGCATACACGATACTACGCGCCTTACTATGAGCCTGCAGTCATGCAGTTTGTCAATCAGACGGAGACGAAGTATGGCAACTTCCCCCACTTGAACGCCTTTGTCAGCTTCCAGCTCAAGCGTGCGCGCTTCTTTGTCGAGTACTACAACCTCGGTGACCTCTTTATCTCACCCTCGGAGCGTTTCTCCGCAGCGCACTATCCAATCAATCCGCCCATCATCCGCCTCGGCATCTCGCTCGACCTAAACAAGTAG
- a CDS encoding Fe-S-containing hydro-lyase, translated as MEEKKILRAPFTTEMITPLRAGDMCYISGTIYTARDAAHLRLVEMLERGEEMPFDFTGQVVYYAGPCPAKPGQPIGSVGPTTGGRMDAYSPTLIAHGLRVMIGKGLRSPEVVDAIKQYKGVYFAAIGGAAALMGKCVKEAEVIAFDDLGPEAIRKLRVEELPVIVAVDSLGGDVYSLGRSQYARR; from the coding sequence ATGGAAGAGAAGAAGATACTCAGAGCCCCCTTTACGACAGAGATGATTACTCCGCTCAGAGCGGGAGATATGTGCTACATCTCGGGGACTATATACACAGCACGTGACGCAGCGCATCTGCGTCTTGTCGAGATGCTAGAGCGAGGAGAGGAGATGCCTTTTGACTTCACAGGGCAAGTCGTTTACTATGCGGGTCCTTGCCCGGCTAAGCCTGGACAACCCATCGGCTCCGTAGGCCCCACTACAGGAGGACGTATGGACGCTTATTCGCCAACGCTCATAGCCCACGGGCTACGCGTGATGATCGGCAAGGGCTTGCGTAGCCCAGAGGTCGTTGACGCGATCAAGCAGTACAAGGGCGTTTACTTTGCCGCCATCGGAGGAGCTGCTGCTCTGATGGGCAAGTGCGTCAAGGAGGCCGAGGTAATCGCCTTCGACGACCTAGGTCCCGAAGCGATCCGCAAACTACGTGTCGAGGAGCTCCCCGTCATCGTAGCCGTCGACAGCCTCGGAGGCGACGTCTACTCGCTCGGCCGCTCGCAGTACGCCCGCCGATAA
- the pyrE gene encoding orotate phosphoribosyltransferase, which yields MTSKVSDQQCTIAQSVAHRLLAIQAVELRPDAPFTWASGWLSPIYCDNRKTLSYPAHRSYIKQAFAIQVSDRYPNAEVVAGVATGAISWGALVADELGLPFVYVRSSAKDHGKQNLIEGYLPEGARVVVIEDLISTGGSSMKAVEALQAAGAQVEGLMAVYTHGFAEAEALFAKAGVEMRTLTDYNEVIRQAVSAGYVSEHDLEMLAQWRENPSQWGR from the coding sequence ATGACATCAAAAGTTTCAGATCAGCAGTGCACTATCGCGCAGTCGGTAGCTCATCGTTTGCTCGCTATCCAGGCTGTCGAGCTTCGTCCAGACGCACCCTTTACGTGGGCCTCTGGGTGGCTTAGTCCTATCTATTGTGACAACCGCAAGACGCTCTCTTATCCTGCGCATCGCAGCTACATCAAGCAAGCCTTTGCCATCCAGGTGAGCGATCGCTACCCCAATGCTGAGGTGGTAGCAGGCGTTGCCACGGGAGCTATCTCGTGGGGAGCCTTGGTGGCAGACGAGCTGGGGTTGCCCTTCGTCTATGTACGCTCCTCGGCTAAGGATCATGGCAAGCAAAACCTCATTGAGGGTTATCTGCCCGAGGGAGCTCGTGTCGTAGTCATCGAGGATCTGATCTCTACAGGCGGTAGCAGTATGAAGGCTGTCGAGGCACTACAAGCAGCAGGCGCACAGGTCGAGGGACTCATGGCGGTCTATACGCATGGCTTCGCTGAGGCCGAGGCGCTTTTCGCCAAGGCAGGTGTGGAGATGCGCACCCTGACTGATTACAACGAAGTGATTCGCCAAGCTGTCTCTGCTGGTTACGTCTCTGAGCATGACTTAGAAATGCTTGCTCAGTGGCGCGAAAACCCGAGCCAGTGGGGACGATAG
- a CDS encoding fumarate hydratase has translation MRTISSTAITDLVEKLCIEACVNLSPDIEAAMQQGAEQDRSPLARNVLNTIIENVHIARSERAPMCQDTGMTVIFVDMGQDLHVEGDLIEDAINEGVRRGYAHGYLRKSVVSDPIHRHNTGDNTPAVIHYCIVPGDQMHITVAPKGFGSENKSALSMLTPSQGVAGIKQFVLDTISHAGGNPCPPIIVGIGIGGTMERSAELAKRALLRPIGDRHPDPAVAEIEEELLQEINKMGIGPAGFGGDTTALAVAINTGATHIAGLPVAVNISCHATRHAEGTL, from the coding sequence ATGCGTACAATATCCTCTACAGCCATCACAGACTTGGTGGAGAAGCTTTGCATAGAGGCTTGTGTCAACCTTTCGCCCGACATAGAGGCTGCCATGCAGCAGGGCGCAGAGCAAGACCGCTCGCCTCTAGCACGAAACGTACTGAATACGATCATCGAAAACGTTCACATAGCGCGCAGCGAGCGTGCCCCCATGTGTCAGGATACGGGTATGACCGTCATTTTCGTCGATATGGGACAAGATCTGCACGTCGAGGGTGATCTGATCGAAGACGCCATCAACGAGGGCGTCCGCAGAGGCTATGCCCACGGCTACCTGCGCAAGTCCGTCGTGAGCGACCCGATACATCGACACAATACGGGCGACAATACGCCCGCCGTCATCCACTACTGCATCGTGCCAGGAGACCAAATGCACATCACCGTCGCTCCCAAGGGCTTCGGCAGTGAAAACAAGAGCGCGCTCTCCATGCTTACCCCCAGCCAAGGAGTAGCCGGCATCAAGCAGTTTGTCCTCGACACCATCTCCCACGCTGGGGGCAACCCCTGTCCGCCGATCATCGTCGGTATCGGCATCGGTGGTACGATGGAGCGCTCTGCTGAGCTAGCTAAGCGTGCTCTGCTACGTCCTATCGGTGATCGTCATCCCGATCCCGCCGTCGCTGAGATCGAGGAGGAGCTACTCCAAGAGATCAATAAGATGGGCATCGGCCCAGCTGGCTTCGGTGGAGACACCACCGCCTTAGCTGTCGCCATCAATACGGGTGCGACACACATCGCCGGGTTGCCCGTAGCGGTCAATATCAGTTGCCACGCGACACGTCACGCAGAGGGTACACTATAA
- a CDS encoding cation:proton antiporter, which produces MNTHQRQLAWWLYGGLMLIFVALLWWVAATDQAMTGPSEALVTPPVAMTESLSEAPELPTLSPAGEASPWQSFVSSVRAHAASDIGMLLIQLVVILLVVRVVGWIFARLHQPTVIGEILAGILLGPSLLGAVWPEAMETLFPVHSLGNLELLSQFGLILFMFTIGMELRMKDLKGQAQQAFIISQSGIIFPFILGILLTYGLYSRPELLSEGSSFLSLALFVGISLSITAFPVLARIIQERSLSHSHLGRLALSTAAMGDIVAWLMLAAIMAVSQGGSFTSALYNMLFLALYLAVIFGILRPLFGLLGRRVRHREVLSKSLMGLIFILLMASAYFTEIMSMHALFGAFMLGLVMPENLDFRVIVKEKVEDLALLLLLPLFFVSSGLRTELGLVNTPQLWGLFLICTLVAVIGKMGGTYLAARSCGIQRRESLYLGAYMNTRGLMELVVLRIGLDLGVLSTVLFTILVMMTLVTTIMTAPTLQLIDWLLKKKKTPQSLEHATGQVLISFGRAETGVTLLEFFHRLCGGTSPQVACTLMHVTTDTDISTIDADHYYASSFAAPMEMAKQLDLSVERKYEIAESVPEAVLSHANHIQSNLLLLGASVNLSQDKKDRDLVAYSDKLTRRWKVMTGRRRQAKKEQNSHSFEEIIATFAHEAPCSVGIYVDNGQTPIAHPLVLMQRPEDKELLLVAEQVTERADSPITLMPLSSHLAKPATELSDRVSWSGETFAEQVDLTTYDFAFIAYDAWAALMPAQQELLQQLPSYLILDIDEATIELPTIHRPTTGAVSYLGKVS; this is translated from the coding sequence ATGAATACACATCAACGACAGCTAGCGTGGTGGCTCTACGGCGGGCTAATGCTCATCTTTGTGGCACTCTTGTGGTGGGTCGCTGCTACTGACCAGGCTATGACTGGCCCTTCGGAGGCTCTCGTCACGCCTCCTGTAGCTATGACCGAGTCCCTGAGCGAAGCTCCCGAATTGCCCACCCTTTCGCCTGCGGGTGAGGCTTCGCCGTGGCAGTCGTTTGTGAGTTCAGTCCGTGCTCATGCAGCCTCAGACATAGGGATGTTGCTGATCCAGTTGGTCGTCATCCTGCTCGTGGTACGTGTCGTCGGGTGGATCTTCGCACGATTGCATCAGCCGACGGTCATCGGAGAAATCCTAGCTGGTATATTGCTCGGCCCGAGCTTGCTGGGAGCCGTTTGGCCAGAAGCGATGGAAACGCTCTTCCCTGTGCACAGCCTGGGCAATCTAGAGTTGCTCAGTCAGTTCGGACTGATCCTCTTCATGTTTACCATAGGTATGGAGCTGCGTATGAAAGACCTCAAGGGTCAGGCGCAGCAAGCTTTCATCATCAGTCAGTCGGGGATTATCTTTCCCTTTATCCTAGGCATCCTCCTCACTTATGGGCTGTACAGTCGCCCTGAGCTACTGAGCGAGGGGAGTAGCTTCTTGTCGCTCGCTCTCTTTGTGGGCATCTCGCTCAGCATCACCGCCTTCCCCGTCTTGGCGCGTATCATCCAGGAGCGCTCGCTCTCGCATAGTCACCTAGGCCGCTTGGCACTCTCGACCGCAGCCATGGGAGACATCGTGGCGTGGCTCATGCTGGCGGCCATCATGGCGGTCAGCCAGGGGGGGAGCTTCACGAGTGCCCTCTACAATATGCTCTTCCTCGCGCTCTATCTGGCGGTCATCTTTGGCATCTTGCGACCACTCTTCGGACTCCTCGGGCGGCGTGTGAGACATCGTGAGGTACTCTCCAAGTCGCTCATGGGGCTCATCTTCATCCTCCTCATGGCGAGTGCCTACTTCACCGAGATCATGAGTATGCATGCGCTCTTTGGCGCCTTCATGCTGGGGCTTGTCATGCCTGAGAACCTAGACTTCCGAGTGATTGTCAAGGAAAAAGTCGAGGACCTAGCACTTTTGCTCCTCCTGCCGCTCTTCTTCGTGAGCTCAGGTTTGCGCACAGAGCTGGGCTTGGTCAATACGCCTCAGCTGTGGGGCCTCTTCCTGATCTGTACGCTTGTAGCGGTTATTGGCAAAATGGGCGGCACCTACCTAGCGGCACGAAGCTGTGGCATACAGCGCCGCGAAAGCCTTTACCTAGGGGCTTATATGAACACCCGAGGGCTGATGGAGCTGGTCGTACTGCGCATCGGACTGGACCTAGGAGTCCTCTCGACCGTTCTCTTTACCATCCTCGTGATGATGACGCTCGTGACTACCATCATGACCGCTCCAACGCTGCAACTAATCGACTGGCTCCTTAAGAAAAAGAAAACACCGCAAAGCCTAGAGCACGCGACAGGTCAGGTGCTCATCTCGTTCGGTCGTGCTGAGACGGGCGTGACGCTCTTAGAGTTCTTCCATAGGCTCTGTGGTGGCACCTCTCCACAGGTGGCCTGTACGCTGATGCACGTCACCACGGATACAGACATTAGCACCATCGATGCGGATCACTACTACGCCAGTAGCTTTGCCGCGCCGATGGAGATGGCCAAGCAGCTAGACCTCTCCGTGGAGCGTAAGTATGAGATCGCCGAATCGGTGCCCGAGGCGGTTCTCTCGCACGCCAATCATATCCAGAGCAACCTGCTGCTCCTCGGGGCAAGTGTCAACCTTTCGCAAGACAAGAAAGACCGCGACCTAGTCGCATATAGCGATAAGCTCACCCGCAGGTGGAAAGTTATGACTGGTCGCCGTCGTCAAGCTAAGAAAGAGCAGAACTCGCACTCCTTTGAGGAGATTATTGCCACTTTTGCTCATGAGGCACCTTGCTCGGTGGGTATCTATGTGGACAATGGTCAGACCCCGATAGCACATCCGCTCGTGTTGATGCAGCGGCCTGAAGACAAAGAGCTACTACTCGTTGCCGAGCAGGTGACGGAGCGTGCCGATAGTCCGATCACGCTGATGCCACTCTCGTCACACCTTGCTAAGCCTGCGACAGAGCTCTCGGATCGTGTGTCGTGGAGCGGGGAGACTTTTGCTGAGCAAGTTGATCTGACCACTTACGACTTCGCCTTCATCGCTTACGATGCGTGGGCAGCCCTCATGCCAGCACAGCAAGAGCTACTCCAGCAGTTGCCCTCTTACCTCATTCTAGACATTGACGAGGCGACCATCGAGTTGCCGACGATACATCGCCCTACTACGGGAGCCGTCTCTTATCTGGGTAAAGTCTCTTAA
- the secDF gene encoding protein translocase subunit SecDF: protein MQNKGFVILFASLLTIICAFYISFTPVVRHYDQKALAMTAAGEDGKAYLDSMANEKVWFGYTLKKARNQQIGLGLDLKGGMNVVLKVNGRDLLRNLSGHNQSPAFIEAIDRAAKEGGNDFVETFVKAYKELEPSGSLAVIFSNGPLRDVISPKSSDQEVIKVLQEKYSSAIDAAINVLKTRIDRFGVVAPNVQRIEGQGRILVELPGVTEPQRVRELLQRSANLQFWRTYTYDEIASDLVDANNRLTAMANGNDLTPADTTVNAADSTATVADSTAVQKPATGGVENVLFSKLNVTNRGTIVGYARRADLDKIDEMLEEAQKQKVIREDLMLLWGNSPIKDPQTGKETDIYELYAIRGNRNALPDLGGEVVTSARSEVRNDLGQNRPVVTMTMNDEGARKWARLTGDNIGRSIAIVLDGVVYSAPNVNSEITGGRSEISGHFTVDETTDLANVLNSGRMEASVEIEQESVVGPTLGSESIKAGIISFIIAIILLMIYMCLAYGLIPGLIADGALILNSFFTLGVLASFHSVLTLSGIAGLVLTLGMAVDANILIFERIKEELRAGKSMTRAIQDGYGNAFSAIFDSNLTTVITGGVLYAFGTGPIRGFATTLIIGVIASFITAVFLTRIVVEALDKKGRMDKVTYTTFLTRNLLNNPSYKILENRNKGFIIFGSILVLGLIGSFVWGLNRGIEFSGGRNYIVAFEQPVSSAEVRESLMKPLEEHVLVTSIGTEGNQVRISTNYGIGMTQESEDEELLVIGKVFEGVQKFLPQGTTQQQFVDNYVVSSQRVSPSMSKDISRQAIIAVVLSLIFMGLYILLRFRNWAFSLGAFASVATTTLLIVASYILLWQIMPFTMELDQNFIAALLAIIGYSINDVVVVFDRVRETLHNYPNREEKLVMNEALNSTLARTVQTSFSTFLVVFIIFILGGASMRSFTFALLIGIVYGIFCTLFVASPIAYLVRNKQHQKKLAAAKK, encoded by the coding sequence ATGCAGAACAAAGGATTTGTGATCCTCTTCGCCTCTCTACTGACGATCATCTGCGCTTTCTACATCTCCTTTACCCCTGTGGTAAGGCACTACGATCAGAAGGCGCTGGCGATGACCGCAGCTGGCGAGGATGGCAAAGCGTATCTCGACTCAATGGCCAACGAGAAGGTGTGGTTTGGCTACACGCTCAAGAAAGCCCGCAACCAGCAGATAGGGCTCGGACTAGACCTCAAGGGCGGTATGAACGTCGTCCTCAAGGTCAATGGACGTGACCTCCTACGCAACCTCTCGGGGCATAACCAGTCTCCTGCTTTTATCGAGGCTATCGATAGAGCTGCTAAGGAGGGTGGTAATGACTTCGTTGAGACTTTCGTAAAGGCTTACAAGGAGCTCGAGCCCTCAGGCTCGCTCGCTGTCATCTTTAGCAATGGCCCCCTCCGTGATGTTATCTCCCCTAAGTCTAGCGACCAGGAGGTTATCAAGGTGCTTCAGGAGAAGTACAGCAGTGCTATCGACGCTGCCATCAACGTCCTCAAGACGCGTATCGACCGCTTTGGTGTGGTCGCTCCAAACGTACAGCGCATAGAGGGCCAGGGGCGTATCCTTGTCGAGCTACCTGGCGTTACAGAGCCTCAGCGTGTCCGTGAGCTACTACAGCGCAGTGCTAATCTGCAGTTCTGGCGTACTTACACCTATGATGAGATCGCTAGCGATCTCGTCGACGCTAACAACCGTCTCACCGCTATGGCAAATGGCAATGACCTGACGCCTGCCGATACGACCGTTAATGCAGCTGACTCGACAGCCACGGTGGCCGACTCGACAGCCGTACAGAAGCCAGCTACTGGAGGTGTAGAGAATGTCCTCTTTAGCAAGCTCAACGTGACCAATCGTGGTACCATCGTGGGCTACGCGCGTCGTGCTGATCTAGACAAAATCGATGAGATGCTCGAGGAGGCACAGAAGCAGAAGGTGATCCGTGAAGATCTGATGCTGCTCTGGGGCAACTCACCTATCAAGGACCCCCAGACAGGCAAGGAGACGGATATCTACGAGCTATACGCTATCCGTGGTAACCGCAATGCACTCCCCGATCTAGGTGGTGAGGTGGTCACCTCGGCACGTAGTGAGGTGCGCAACGACCTTGGTCAGAACCGCCCCGTCGTCACCATGACGATGAATGATGAGGGTGCCCGTAAGTGGGCTCGCCTGACGGGTGACAACATCGGCCGAAGCATAGCTATAGTCCTCGATGGCGTCGTCTACTCAGCTCCTAATGTCAATTCGGAGATTACGGGTGGACGCTCTGAGATCTCAGGCCACTTTACCGTCGACGAAACGACCGACCTTGCTAACGTCCTTAACTCTGGACGTATGGAGGCTTCTGTCGAGATTGAGCAGGAGAGTGTCGTTGGTCCGACCCTCGGTAGCGAGTCTATCAAGGCTGGTATCATCTCCTTTATCATTGCGATCATCCTACTGATGATCTATATGTGCCTCGCTTATGGTCTCATCCCAGGTCTCATCGCCGATGGCGCTCTGATCCTCAACAGCTTCTTCACGCTCGGTGTCCTGGCCTCTTTCCACAGTGTCTTGACGCTGTCCGGTATTGCGGGACTTGTGCTGACGCTCGGTATGGCGGTGGATGCCAACATCCTGATCTTCGAGCGCATCAAGGAGGAGCTACGTGCTGGCAAGTCTATGACACGTGCTATACAGGATGGTTATGGCAATGCCTTCTCAGCAATCTTTGACTCCAACCTTACGACCGTCATCACGGGTGGTGTACTCTATGCCTTTGGTACAGGTCCTATCCGTGGCTTCGCTACGACGCTCATCATCGGTGTCATCGCTTCCTTTATCACGGCGGTCTTCCTGACGCGTATCGTTGTCGAGGCACTCGATAAGAAGGGACGTATGGACAAGGTCACTTATACGACCTTCCTTACGCGCAACCTGCTCAACAACCCAAGCTACAAGATCCTGGAGAACCGCAACAAGGGCTTCATCATCTTTGGCTCTATCCTAGTGCTCGGTCTCATTGGTTCGTTTGTATGGGGTCTCAATAGAGGTATCGAGTTCTCAGGTGGTCGTAACTACATCGTTGCCTTTGAGCAGCCAGTCTCTTCGGCTGAGGTGCGTGAATCACTCATGAAACCCCTAGAGGAGCATGTCCTCGTCACCTCCATCGGTACGGAGGGCAACCAGGTTCGTATCTCAACCAACTATGGTATCGGCATGACTCAGGAGAGCGAAGACGAGGAGCTACTCGTCATCGGTAAGGTCTTCGAGGGAGTCCAGAAGTTCCTTCCACAGGGTACCACCCAGCAGCAGTTTGTCGACAACTATGTCGTCAGCTCACAGCGCGTCAGCCCGAGTATGTCTAAGGACATCTCTCGTCAGGCTATCATAGCGGTGGTCCTCTCCCTGATCTTCATGGGACTGTACATCTTGCTCCGCTTCCGCAACTGGGCCTTCTCGCTAGGTGCCTTTGCTTCTGTGGCTACTACCACGCTCCTCATCGTGGCGAGCTACATACTGCTCTGGCAGATCATGCCCTTCACGATGGAGCTGGATCAAAACTTCATCGCAGCACTACTAGCGATCATCGGATACTCGATCAACGACGTGGTCGTCGTCTTCGACCGTGTCCGTGAGACGCTACACAACTATCCGAACCGCGAGGAGAAGCTGGTGATGAACGAAGCTCTCAATAGTACGCTAGCTCGTACGGTGCAGACTTCTTTCTCAACCTTCCTAGTGGTCTTCATCATCTTTATCCTCGGTGGAGCCTCTATGCGTAGCTTTACCTTTGCGCTACTCATCGGTATCGTCTATGGTATCTTCTGTACGCTCTTCGTCGCATCGCCTATTGCTTACCTAGTACGCAATAAGCAGCATCAGAAGAAGCTCGCAGCAGCTAAGAAGTAA